Proteins encoded by one window of Maliibacterium massiliense:
- the mreD gene encoding rod shape-determining protein MreD: protein MRYVVWVLSEVLAFILQGFVSPMGGLWGVQPDVVMVVAIALAMCAGPLCGGVCGSVMGILCDILFGTGGIGCYAFLYMSVGLAVGFLMQHLQRDNTLWIALLATLAGVTYKNLWMFLSIYLTGGGIAFFQIVYHSLLWGYVTTLAACVPLYLLLRWVHSLRFMAPALSQDRML, encoded by the coding sequence ATGCGTTACGTTGTGTGGGTACTCTCGGAGGTGCTGGCCTTTATCCTGCAGGGATTCGTCTCGCCCATGGGCGGCCTTTGGGGCGTCCAGCCGGACGTGGTGATGGTGGTGGCTATCGCGCTTGCCATGTGCGCGGGCCCGCTCTGCGGCGGGGTGTGCGGATCTGTGATGGGCATACTGTGCGATATCCTCTTTGGCACGGGCGGCATCGGCTGCTATGCGTTCCTTTATATGAGCGTCGGGCTTGCGGTGGGCTTTTTGATGCAGCACCTGCAGCGCGACAATACCCTGTGGATCGCCCTGCTGGCAACGCTTGCGGGGGTGACGTACAAAAACCTGTGGATGTTCCTGTCGATCTACTTGACGGGCGGGGGCATCGCCTTTTTCCAGATCGTGTACCACTCCCTTTTGTGGGGGTATGTAACCACGCTGGCGGCCTGCGTTCCGCTCTACCTGCTGCTTCGGTGGGTGCACAGCCTGCGCTTTATGGCGCCGGCGCTTTCGCAGGACAGGATGCTTTAG
- the mreC gene encoding rod shape-determining protein MreC: MMVGHNKRKFPNWMRSRIFWIVLILVVVVLTTSAVSAVIHKVTGKPSFIENALGSATSWVQSFFSRTGSGMTKFFRGPYWDKETSEEYKALKEEVAGLRAENQQLDELRAENERLLGLLGGSAQFQGHNPVHARVINRAQGPWSSVLVLDKGTSDGIAKDMAVITGDGLVGRVIEAGATWCKVLCVIDNQSAVSALVERTRDPGIVKGNLTAADADALLNMVYLPNESDLAPGDKILTSGMGGVFPKGILIGEVVAVSRMQSAQRTVTVRPAVDFSCIEEVLVLSSGVESVPVS, encoded by the coding sequence ATGATGGTAGGGCATAACAAACGAAAATTCCCCAACTGGATGCGCAGCCGTATCTTTTGGATCGTGCTGATACTGGTGGTGGTAGTGCTGACCACCAGCGCGGTATCAGCCGTGATCCATAAAGTGACGGGCAAGCCGTCCTTTATTGAGAACGCGCTTGGCAGCGCCACAAGCTGGGTGCAGTCCTTTTTTTCCCGCACGGGCAGCGGCATGACCAAGTTCTTCCGCGGGCCGTACTGGGATAAGGAGACGAGTGAGGAGTACAAGGCCCTCAAGGAGGAAGTGGCGGGTCTGCGCGCGGAAAACCAGCAGCTTGACGAGCTGCGCGCGGAAAACGAGCGGCTGCTGGGCCTGTTGGGCGGCAGCGCCCAGTTCCAAGGCCACAACCCGGTGCACGCGCGCGTCATCAACCGCGCCCAGGGCCCCTGGAGCAGCGTGCTGGTGCTGGATAAGGGCACGTCAGACGGCATTGCCAAGGATATGGCCGTCATCACCGGGGATGGGCTGGTGGGCAGGGTAATTGAGGCGGGGGCCACCTGGTGCAAGGTGTTGTGCGTCATCGACAACCAGAGCGCGGTATCTGCCCTGGTGGAGCGCACGCGCGACCCCGGTATCGTCAAGGGCAACCTGACCGCCGCGGACGCGGACGCACTGCTGAACATGGTGTACCTGCCCAACGAGAGCGACCTCGCCCCAGGCGACAAGATTTTGACCAGCGGCATGGGCGGCGTGTTCCCCAAAGGCATTCTCATCGGGGAAGTGGTGGCCGTCAGCCGCATGCAGAGCGCGCAGCGCACCGTGACGGTGCGTCCGGCCGTGGACTTTTCCTGCATTGAAGAGGTGCTCGTGCTCTCCTCAGGCGTGGAATCGGTTCCGGTGTCGTAA